The genomic region ttctttggagttatttgaaagaaaatgtgtatgtcgataagccatcaacaattcaagagctgaaggatgagataattcggcatagaacctcaattatgcctcagcgtcatcgaaaattttgaacatcggatgaaggtgtgccgtcgaggccgcggcagccatttggccgatattttgtcccatacgtaattgagccaaaccaatattatcataataaagataaatgacaataatttcctaaaaaaattctattttattcaaaatcaacaccggcccttaaaacttaaccaccctttagataaggaactatttgcatttggtggtctttggaggtgtgccgccgaggtcgcggcggccatttggccgatattttgctcCATACATAATTCagttataccaatattatcaaataaagagaaatgacaataatttcttaaaaaatggtattttattcaaaatcaacaccggcccttgaaacttaaccaccctttattaaattaataatttcattccCATATGAGGTCAACAAAGTTTTAAAGTACGGTTTATTTTTTGGATGATTctattgaatttgttttttaatgatatttttatatattatataattgaatGAGTAACGAAAtgtgaaataattcaaaaagagagatttttaaatgaaatgaaacgtaAATATGTAGAAAAAGTGCATGGTTATATTAAAAGGCTAGCCTACAGCGTCAAGATTCTTTCTAATCACAAATGAATTCTACttgactgctgctaaatttacataattcagtctCTTGCTATTAACTTTTCGTGAAAAATATGTCTGTGGCAAGGCGCATTCATctaaggtggtggcactaggccaacaacaatattttgtacgtttgattgtcaacgaaaagtagaaaacaaggAATGAATTTGCCTtctttcattctgagctgacagccacatagactcggcgaaaaacaaaaaacaaatcagctgatttaccgataccagctttaatagattcgtcTTGGTCTGTGGTGATTAGTCTTCGTGGGGTGACTAGatgagttttctaaaaattaacgttctctgttgactgcgtttaagaaaatttcaaaacttttcggGAATATGTAATTTATGCCGTAGCCATAACAACAAAGTAGATTCACAGTTTGTTTGAGCTACGTCTTTTTCGAAAGACACCTATAGTCAATATAATACTAACAGTCAATAGTACGAGATGGGCTAGGGCGCCTAAACCCATgccgatatataatataatataatcacTAGTATCGAAAATATCTGCATCGAATGCGCCGTATATCAGTTCTTGACAGAATTGCAGATCAAATAAGACTGCGGTTATAAcccccaaaataaataaaatccataGTATTACGACAATCTGAAAGCAAGAGAAAAGAATATGTTAAcaataaatattgtacatatatacacctatacatatataatacgaGAC from Anastrepha obliqua isolate idAnaObli1 chromosome 2, idAnaObli1_1.0, whole genome shotgun sequence harbors:
- the LOC129238904 gene encoding uncharacterized protein LOC129238904, which encodes MKCLSVKEIASVLQIVTAILCLPAILLFSMVIAFPDDMKLFMYQCSLSTTMVLCLIFGFSTWFYNSNYPKTRFHVRILIVVILWILFILGVITAVLFDLQFCQELIYGAFDADIFDTSDYIILYIGMGLGALAHLVLLTVSIILTIGVFRKRRSSNKL